In Spirosoma sp. KUDC1026, the sequence ATTTTGTTGTTGGTAGCCGCCAATGGACCGATCTGATAGCTGGCTGGGTCCCCCGCCTGGAGTTGAAACCGGTCCACACGGTACTGCGTACCAATGGCCAGGCTTAGTGTTTTGGTGCCCAGTGCACCGAACATCGTTTTGTTAATGTTGATCTCGCTCACGCTTTGCCCGAATGCAATCCGGCCCACGTAAAAATCTTTCGGCGAGTTGGCCCCCAGCGATGCGTTGGTCGAATTAGTTACGTTCTGATCGAGATAGTTGTAGCCGTAGCTAGTGCTCAGGTCTAAATTCCAGCCCTCCGCTACCTTCCTGCGAATTCCCAGTACGGTTGAATAGTCCTGCACGGTGCCGGGCAGCTGGGGCGTAAACCCATCGGGATAAATAGACGGGTTGGTCGTACCGACGGTTGGGATGGCCGTGCGAAAAAAGCCCTGCGCATTCACGCGTTTGCGCGAGAAGCCGCCAAACGAATAGAGCATCCAGTTTTTGCTCAGAGGAAGCCCTGCGTTATAAAATAGCTGCCCCGATTTCATCGCGTTGCTGCCGTATTGTGTCACCCGGAACGTACCGTACTGACCGTAAACACCCCGCGCTTCACGGGTCGATTCATCAGTGGCGCGGTTGGTTGAGTAGATGCCGGTATAGGCCCCACCGGCAACGGGCTGCGGATTGTACGGGTCTGACCGGTCCGTACCGCCTACGTCCTGGTAGCTACCGGTCAGGTTCAGGTAGCCGTTCTTCCCCAGCCGAAACCCATAATTCAGCCCCGCTGTATAACCGCCCCCATCGCCCTGGCTCGTGACCCCGTATTGCAGCAACGCGCTTCCCGTTCCGACTGATTTTTTCAGGTTTAGATTGACAATTCCGGCGATAGCGTCGGAACCGTACTGGGCGGCTGCTCCGTCGCGCAGGATTTCCAGTCGCTCAACCGCCAGCGTTGGCACGGCGTTCATGTCCGTAACTACGGTACCCTTACCCACCGTTACGTTCAGGTTAACGGCCGCGAACTGATGCCGCCGTTTGCCATCGACCAGCACCAGCATTTGGTCGGGTGAGAGACCTTTTAGCGACGCAGGGTCAGCATAGCTGGCAACGCCGTTGATACCGTTTTTTGCCGAATTGAAGGAGGGAGACGTAAACTGTACCTGCTGGCTTAGCTCAACCTGCCCCGTCGACTGCAGTTCTTTAGCCGTCAGGACGTCGACCGGAACCGCCCGTTCCACGTCGGTGCGCGCCACGCTCGACCGCGAACCGACCACGGCTACCTCCTGCAGAAGGGCTGAACTCTCCTCCAGCGTTACGTCGATCGACGTTTGTCCCGTTATAGCTACTTCCTGATTCTTGTAGCCGATAAACGAGAAGATCAGCGTTTCGCCCGGCTCGGCTTCCAGCTTGAACTGCCCCTGCGCGTCGGTTGAGGCACCCCGCGTTTTGCCTTTCACCGTTACGTTGACGCCCGGCAAAGGCTCCCCATTTTTGGCCGTGACTTTACCAACAACCGGCGGGGCCGCTGGTTCGCTCGGGAGCGAGGTGTTGTCAGGCGCCGTGTTCAGAACAATCTGCTGACCAACAACCCGGTACGTAATATTAAGCGGATTCAATAGTTGGTTCAGTACG encodes:
- a CDS encoding TonB-dependent receptor, with amino-acid sequence MKITVCQLVLALLFVSISMAHESRAQEVLSRRVTLTAVDQPTRTILNRLEQLTDIRFMYSAEVIKADRLVSVSVQEQRLDNVLNQLLNPLNITYRVVGQQIVLNTAPDNTSLPSEPAAPPVVGKVTAKNGEPLPGVNVTVKGKTRGASTDAQGQFKLEAEPGETLIFSFIGYKNQEVAITGQTSIDVTLEESSALLQEVAVVGSRSSVARTDVERAVPVDVLTAKELQSTGQVELSQQVQFTSPSFNSAKNGINGVASYADPASLKGLSPDQMLVLVDGKRRHQFAAVNLNVTVGKGTVVTDMNAVPTLAVERLEILRDGAAAQYGSDAIAGIVNLNLKKSVGTGSALLQYGVTSQGDGGGYTAGLNYGFRLGKNGYLNLTGSYQDVGGTDRSDPYNPQPVAGGAYTGIYSTNRATDESTREARGVYGQYGTFRVTQYGSNAMKSGQLFYNAGLPLSKNWMLYSFGGFSRKRVNAQGFFRTAIPTVGTTNPSIYPDGFTPQLPGTVQDYSTVLGIRRKVAEGWNLDLSTSYGYNYLDQNVTNSTNASLGANSPKDFYVGRIAFGQSVSEININKTMFGALGTKTLSLAIGTQYRVDRFQLQAGDPASYQIGPLAATNNKIPGSQGRVGIGLDDQTNRTRSNVGVYVDVESDLTERLLLEGALRYENYSDFGGNLSGKLASRYKLNDNFSIRGSINRGFRAPLLQQVANAVTTSTVQNGVVTSTKEIPNSDPRLNQIGIEDPKAETSWNYNLGLTAKAARNRLLFTLDAYQIDIRDRIIITENLRVANIAALRPLFPGLQEITFFTNQVNTQTRGIDFVTSFRQTLRRSNVFTASIALTVNKTEIVGTKGTPAQLQAGTTAPIRLIDTVSRALIETSQPRTKVLVSLGYQMGKLTVNLRSTYFGAVTAWEKPSGLPHRVQTFGGKNLFDVSAVYAFNKMFSLTLGGNNITNVYPDRVFSNYASYSNGQVPYTRNANQFGFNGTYYYANLMVNF